Proteins from a genomic interval of Streptomyces fodineus:
- a CDS encoding putative leader peptide, whose amino-acid sequence MTRLDTVTGLAGRTPLCAPLLTSRRHIDLLRVCSAISLPR is encoded by the coding sequence ATGACGCGCCTCGACACGGTCACCGGCCTCGCGGGCCGCACGCCGTTGTGCGCCCCCCTGCTCACCTCCCGCCGGCACATCGACCTGCTGCGCGTCTGCAGCGCGATCAGCCTTCCCCGCTGA
- a CDS encoding NAD(P)/FAD-dependent oxidoreductase: protein MTERAHLAVVGAGPAGLAGALAAAARGVRVTLVDAAEQAGGQFYRQPARALGARRAEALHHQWHTWERLRDGLDRHIAAGRITHRTGHHVWCVQRESGSFAVHALRGCAQEEGVTVRADAVLLATGGYECVLPFPGWTLPGVVTAGGAQAMLKGGLVLPGRTVVVAGTGPLLLPVATGLAAAGARVAALVESAGPRALLRRAPALAAEPGKLAEGAWYAGQLLRHRVRTLSRHTVVEAHGTERLEAVTVAALGRDERIRPGSARRIPCDTLAVGQGMLAHTDLAETLGCTLTGENVRVDDEQRTDVPGVWAAGETTGIGGAALALAEGHIAGRSIAARLHGTAPDPRSWASAARARTRLRRFFAALETVYAPPAGWADRITDDTVVCRCEEVTAGQVRTAADALGAGDLRTVKLLTRAGMGWCQGRMCAPAVAGLTGCPLEPGRRPFARPVPLGVLAALPED, encoded by the coding sequence ATGACTGAGCGAGCTCATCTGGCCGTCGTCGGGGCGGGCCCGGCGGGACTCGCCGGGGCACTGGCGGCGGCCGCCCGGGGCGTCCGGGTCACCCTCGTCGACGCGGCCGAGCAGGCGGGCGGCCAGTTCTACCGGCAGCCCGCCCGAGCCCTCGGCGCCCGCCGCGCCGAGGCCCTGCACCACCAGTGGCATACCTGGGAGCGACTGCGGGACGGCCTCGACCGGCACATCGCCGCCGGGCGCATCACCCACCGGACGGGACATCATGTCTGGTGCGTGCAGCGGGAGTCCGGCTCCTTCGCGGTGCACGCGCTGCGCGGTTGCGCACAGGAGGAAGGAGTCACCGTCCGCGCCGACGCCGTACTGCTCGCCACCGGCGGCTACGAGTGTGTGCTGCCCTTCCCGGGCTGGACGCTCCCCGGTGTCGTCACGGCGGGCGGGGCGCAGGCCATGCTCAAGGGCGGACTGGTGCTGCCCGGCCGTACGGTCGTGGTCGCCGGCACCGGACCGCTGCTGCTGCCGGTGGCCACGGGACTCGCCGCGGCCGGAGCGCGGGTGGCCGCGCTGGTCGAGTCCGCCGGTCCCAGGGCCCTGCTGCGCCGCGCGCCGGCCCTCGCCGCCGAGCCCGGCAAGCTCGCCGAAGGCGCCTGGTACGCGGGACAGTTGCTGCGCCACAGGGTCCGCACGCTGTCCCGGCACACCGTGGTGGAGGCGCACGGCACCGAACGGCTGGAGGCGGTGACGGTCGCCGCCCTGGGGAGGGACGAGCGGATCAGGCCCGGCAGCGCGCGCCGCATCCCCTGTGACACCCTCGCCGTCGGACAGGGCATGCTGGCGCACACCGACCTCGCCGAGACCCTCGGCTGCACCCTGACCGGCGAGAACGTACGGGTCGACGACGAGCAGCGCACCGACGTGCCCGGCGTCTGGGCCGCCGGGGAGACCACCGGTATCGGCGGCGCGGCCCTCGCGCTCGCCGAGGGCCACATCGCCGGCCGCTCGATCGCGGCCCGCCTGCACGGCACCGCCCCCGACCCGCGGTCGTGGGCGTCGGCCGCCCGGGCCAGGACCCGGCTGCGGAGGTTCTTCGCGGCCCTCGAGACGGTGTACGCGCCGCCCGCGGGCTGGGCGGACCGGATCACCGACGACACGGTGGTGTGCCGGTGCGAGGAGGTCACCGCCGGCCAGGTCCGTACGGCCGCCGACGCGCTCGGCGCGGGTGATCTGCGCACCGTGAAGCTGCTCACGCGGGCCGGGATGGGCTGGTGCCAGGGCCGGATGTGTGCGCCCGCGGTGGCCGGCCTGACCGGATGCCCGCTCGAGCCGGGACGCCGCCCGTTCGCCCGGCCGGTCCCGCTCGGCGTCCTGGCCGCGCTGCCGGAGGACTGA
- a CDS encoding glutathione S-transferase C-terminal domain-containing protein, translating to MSIAPLAAVPSVHRTAPVFRGRIGRDARSGHYAVPHRYRLHLSTACPDGLRLAVAHSLLGLGGSCPVTFLPAVPDCPGGGHSALRPLYEASAHHYTGPALAPVLSDDWSGRIVSTRAGDILRDLDRFPYEGRTALYPCDQESVIEAVERMCAEGIEEAAQRAGKAGADPAERAAALDVLLDTLGRLENRLTGEDYLVDDRLTAADVELWVTLVQLDTVHRCHLDASAVHRIAGHRALWAYARRLATHPAFGRHLDLDGISRRHHGRCQGLEAAGAAVQILDWAGHAADAGDASRG from the coding sequence ATGTCCATCGCTCCGCTCGCCGCAGTCCCGTCCGTCCACCGCACCGCCCCCGTCTTCCGGGGCCGGATCGGCCGGGACGCGCGCAGTGGCCACTACGCCGTGCCGCACCGCTACCGGCTCCACCTGTCGACCGCCTGCCCCGACGGGCTGCGCCTCGCGGTCGCGCACAGCCTTCTCGGCCTGGGCGGGAGCTGTCCCGTCACGTTCCTGCCCGCCGTCCCGGACTGTCCCGGCGGAGGCCACTCCGCGCTGCGCCCGCTGTACGAGGCGAGCGCCCACCACTACACCGGCCCGGCCCTCGCGCCCGTGCTCAGCGACGACTGGTCCGGACGGATCGTCAGTACCCGGGCCGGCGACATCCTGCGCGACCTCGACCGCTTCCCGTACGAGGGCCGCACCGCCCTGTACCCGTGCGACCAGGAGTCCGTGATCGAGGCCGTCGAGCGGATGTGCGCCGAGGGGATCGAGGAGGCCGCGCAGCGCGCCGGGAAGGCCGGTGCCGACCCGGCCGAGCGGGCCGCCGCCCTCGATGTCCTCCTCGACACCCTGGGCCGGCTGGAGAACCGGCTGACCGGCGAGGACTACCTGGTCGACGACCGGCTCACCGCCGCCGATGTCGAACTGTGGGTGACACTGGTGCAGTTGGACACCGTCCACCGCTGCCACCTCGACGCCTCCGCCGTGCACCGCATCGCCGGCCACCGCGCCCTGTGGGCCTACGCCCGCCGCCTGGCCACGCATCCCGCGTTCGGCCGCCACCTGGACCTCGACGGCATCTCCCGCCGCCACCACGGCCGCTGCCAAGGCCTGGAGGCCGCCGGGGCCGCCGTCCAGATCCTGGACTGGGCGGGCCATGCCGCAGATGCCGGGGACGCCTCCCGCGGGTGA
- a CDS encoding GntR family transcriptional regulator — MAQDTSGTEMPVLPRLGGRRSSYRERVADALRAALIAGELRPGEVYSAPSLAARFGVSATPVREAMLDLAKEGLVDTVPNKGFRVTAVSDRQLDEYTHIRALIEIPTVVDLARTADGISLEALRPAAREIVTAAVAGDLIAYVEADTRFHLGLLALAGNAHLVEVVADLRKRSRLYGLTALVEAGRLLASAEEHLELLDALLERDEQAVHAIMTRHLGHVRSLWASGETDRGA, encoded by the coding sequence ATGGCACAGGACACGAGTGGCACGGAGATGCCCGTGCTCCCCCGGCTGGGCGGCCGGCGCAGCAGTTACCGCGAGCGGGTCGCCGACGCGCTGCGCGCCGCGCTGATCGCGGGCGAGCTGCGGCCGGGCGAGGTCTACTCCGCGCCCTCGCTCGCCGCCCGCTTCGGCGTCTCCGCGACGCCGGTGCGGGAAGCGATGCTGGACCTGGCCAAGGAGGGCCTGGTCGACACCGTGCCGAACAAGGGCTTCCGGGTCACCGCGGTCTCCGACCGGCAGCTGGACGAGTACACGCACATCCGCGCGCTCATCGAGATCCCCACCGTGGTCGACCTGGCCCGCACCGCCGACGGCATCTCCCTGGAGGCACTGCGCCCTGCGGCCCGGGAGATCGTCACCGCGGCGGTCGCGGGCGACCTGATCGCCTATGTCGAGGCCGACACCCGCTTCCACCTCGGGCTGCTCGCTCTCGCGGGCAACGCCCACCTGGTCGAGGTGGTCGCCGACCTGCGCAAACGCTCCCGCCTCTACGGCCTGACGGCCCTGGTGGAGGCCGGCCGCCTGCTCGCCTCCGCCGAGGAACACCTGGAACTCCTCGACGCCCTGCTGGAACGGGACGAGCAGGCCGTACACGCGATCATGACCCGGCATCTGGGGCATGTGCGCAGTCTGTGGGCGAGCGGCGAGACCGACCGCGGGGCCTAG
- a CDS encoding proline racemase family protein: MRSKLVLHAVDSHTEGMPTRVITGGIGTVPGATMNERRLYFREHRDPVKRLLMNEPRGHSAMSGAILQPPTRPDCDWGVIYIEVSGYLPMCGHGTIGVATVLVETGMVEVVEPVTTIRLDTPAGLVVAEVAVENGAARNVTLRNVPSFAAALDRKITLPGGRTVTYDLAYGGNFYAILPLESFGLPFDRARKDDILAAGLSLMEAINAEAEPVHPEDPSIHGCHHVHLYAPGATARHSRHAMVIHPGWFDRSPCGTGTSARMAQLHARGELPLHTEFVNESFIGTHFTGRLLGTTEVAGRPAVLPSFTGRAWITGTAQYLLDPTDPFPEGFVL, from the coding sequence ATGCGCAGCAAGCTCGTCCTGCACGCCGTCGACTCGCACACCGAGGGCATGCCGACCCGGGTGATCACCGGCGGGATCGGCACCGTACCGGGTGCGACGATGAACGAGCGGCGGCTGTACTTCCGTGAACACCGCGACCCCGTCAAGCGGTTGCTGATGAACGAGCCGCGCGGTCACTCCGCGATGAGCGGCGCGATCCTCCAGCCGCCGACCCGGCCCGACTGCGACTGGGGCGTCATCTACATCGAGGTCTCCGGGTATCTGCCGATGTGCGGGCACGGCACCATCGGGGTCGCCACCGTGCTGGTCGAGACCGGCATGGTGGAGGTCGTGGAACCGGTGACCACCATCCGCCTCGACACCCCGGCGGGGCTCGTGGTCGCGGAGGTGGCGGTGGAGAACGGGGCCGCGCGGAACGTGACCCTGCGGAACGTGCCGTCGTTCGCCGCCGCCCTGGACCGCAAGATCACCCTGCCCGGCGGTCGCACGGTCACCTACGACCTCGCCTATGGCGGCAACTTCTACGCGATCCTCCCGCTCGAGTCCTTCGGGCTGCCCTTCGACCGCGCCCGCAAGGACGACATCCTCGCGGCGGGCCTGTCCCTGATGGAGGCGATCAACGCCGAGGCCGAACCGGTGCACCCCGAGGACCCGTCCATCCACGGCTGCCACCACGTACACCTCTACGCGCCGGGCGCCACCGCACGGCACTCGCGGCACGCGATGGTCATCCACCCGGGCTGGTTCGACCGCTCCCCGTGCGGCACGGGGACCAGCGCGCGCATGGCGCAACTGCATGCGCGCGGCGAACTGCCGTTGCACACCGAGTTCGTGAACGAGTCCTTCATCGGGACCCACTTCACCGGGCGGCTGCTGGGCACGACGGAGGTCGCGGGCCGCCCCGCGGTCCTGCCGAGCTTCACCGGCCGCGCCTGGATCACCGGCACCGCGCAGTATCTCCTGGACCCCACCGATCCCTTCCCGGAGGGCTTCGTCCTCTAG
- a CDS encoding (2Fe-2S)-binding protein, producing the protein MNPLELARARPGEAFTVTFDGRPLPALPGQTVAAALWAAGVTAWRTTRGTGRPRGVFCGIGVCFDCLVTVNGRANQRACLVPVHPGDVIRTQEGTGRDDD; encoded by the coding sequence GTGAATCCCCTGGAGTTGGCCCGGGCTCGGCCGGGCGAGGCCTTCACCGTCACCTTCGACGGCCGGCCCCTCCCGGCTCTGCCCGGGCAGACGGTCGCGGCGGCGCTGTGGGCGGCGGGCGTCACCGCCTGGCGCACCACCCGCGGCACCGGCCGGCCCCGCGGGGTGTTCTGCGGGATCGGGGTGTGCTTCGACTGCCTCGTGACCGTCAACGGCCGTGCGAACCAACGGGCTTGCCTGGTGCCGGTGCACCCGGGCGATGTGATCCGCACTCAGGAGGGGACGGGCCGGGACGATGACTGA
- a CDS encoding NAD(P)/FAD-dependent oxidoreductase, with protein MAKRLTCDVVVVGAGMVGAACALYAARAGLAVRVVDRGPVSGGTTGAGEGNLLVSDKEPGPELGLALLSARLWARLGDELGTAVEYEPKGGLVVASTPETLTALHTFAEDQRAAGVVTTPVPADELPSLEPHLVSGMAGGVHYPQDAQVMPALAAAHLLRASGARLHTGRTVTGVLRTADGAVAGVRTDRGDLHAPAVVNAAGTWGGDLAALAGVRLPVLPRRGFVLVTEPLPRLVRHKVYAADYVADVASDSAALRTSPVVEGTAAGPVLIGASRERVGFDRSLSLPAVRALAAGAIGLFPFLERVRALRTYAGFRPYLPDHLPAIGPDPRTPGLYHACGHEGAGIGLATGTGQLIAQALTGKTPELDLTPFRPERFEGYDTDGGDTP; from the coding sequence GTGGCAAAGCGACTGACCTGCGATGTCGTAGTAGTCGGCGCCGGCATGGTCGGCGCGGCCTGCGCACTGTACGCCGCACGGGCGGGCCTCGCCGTGCGGGTGGTGGACCGGGGCCCGGTGTCCGGCGGCACCACCGGCGCCGGCGAGGGCAACCTGCTCGTCTCCGACAAGGAACCCGGCCCCGAACTCGGCCTCGCCCTGCTGTCGGCCCGGCTGTGGGCGCGGCTGGGCGACGAGTTGGGTACGGCTGTCGAGTACGAACCCAAGGGCGGCCTGGTCGTCGCCTCCACTCCCGAGACGCTCACCGCCCTGCACACGTTCGCCGAGGACCAGCGGGCGGCAGGAGTGGTGACCACACCGGTGCCCGCGGATGAACTCCCCTCCCTGGAGCCACACTTGGTCAGCGGCATGGCCGGCGGCGTGCACTATCCGCAGGACGCCCAGGTCATGCCCGCCCTCGCCGCCGCCCACCTGCTGCGCGCCTCCGGCGCCCGCCTGCACACGGGCCGGACCGTGACCGGGGTGCTGCGCACCGCCGACGGCGCGGTGGCCGGTGTCCGCACCGACCGGGGCGACCTGCACGCCCCGGCGGTGGTGAACGCGGCCGGCACCTGGGGCGGCGACCTCGCCGCGCTCGCCGGCGTCCGGCTGCCGGTACTGCCGCGGCGCGGCTTCGTCCTGGTCACCGAGCCGCTGCCACGGCTGGTCCGGCACAAGGTGTACGCCGCGGACTACGTGGCCGACGTCGCGAGCGACTCGGCGGCCCTGCGCACCTCGCCGGTGGTGGAGGGCACGGCCGCCGGTCCGGTGCTGATCGGCGCGAGCCGGGAGCGGGTCGGCTTCGACCGCTCGCTGTCGCTTCCGGCCGTACGGGCGCTCGCGGCCGGCGCGATCGGCCTGTTCCCCTTCCTGGAGCGGGTGCGCGCCCTGCGGACGTACGCGGGCTTCCGGCCGTATCTGCCCGACCACCTTCCGGCGATCGGCCCCGACCCCCGCACGCCGGGGCTGTACCACGCCTGCGGTCACGAGGGCGCCGGCATCGGACTGGCCACCGGCACCGGGCAGCTGATCGCCCAGGCGCTCACCGGCAAGACACCGGAGCTGGACCTCACGCCGTTCCGGCCGGAGCGGTTCGAGGGCTACGACACCGACGGAGGCGACACGCCGTGA
- a CDS encoding amino acid permease, with product MHVTGTVPPSAPAPTEAHEVPAEGTHSTAGQHARRFGLPVATALVMGNIIGGGIFLLPASIAPYGWVSLIAFGVLTVGAIALALVFGRLAARDPRTGGPYVYTREAFGDFAGFLAAWAYWITTWVSNAALAVAAVGYLDVLIPVNHHKWTACLAALALQWLPALANFAGTRYVGAVQLVSTVLKFVPLLLVAVGGLFFFDPSRLGPFNASGHSAIGAVSASAALLLFSYLGVESAAVSAGEVRDARRNVGRATVIGTAGAALVYLLGTLSVFGTVAHDRLVASTAPFSDAVNTMFGGGWGGTAVALAALVSMTGCLNGWTLLSAQTPYAAAKDGLFPAAFARRRRGVPTVGVGVTVVLSSLLTAYNYLSGSAKVFDVLVLVTTFTATVPYLLATAAQLFHLVSGRSVDRARLVRDSVITAIAAAFSVWLMAGAGYAAVYQGVLFLFVGVLVYAVMAARRQRRTAETGTP from the coding sequence ATGCACGTCACCGGAACCGTCCCGCCGTCGGCTCCGGCCCCCACCGAGGCCCACGAGGTTCCCGCAGAGGGCACGCACAGCACCGCCGGCCAGCACGCCCGCCGTTTCGGTCTACCGGTCGCGACCGCGCTGGTCATGGGCAACATCATCGGCGGCGGCATCTTCCTGCTCCCCGCCTCCATCGCCCCGTACGGCTGGGTCAGCCTGATCGCCTTCGGCGTGCTGACCGTCGGCGCGATCGCCCTGGCGCTGGTCTTCGGCCGGCTCGCCGCGCGCGACCCCCGTACCGGCGGCCCCTATGTCTACACCCGCGAGGCCTTCGGTGACTTCGCCGGGTTCCTCGCCGCATGGGCGTACTGGATCACCACCTGGGTGTCGAACGCGGCGCTCGCCGTCGCCGCCGTCGGCTACCTGGACGTGCTGATCCCGGTCAACCACCACAAGTGGACCGCCTGCCTGGCGGCCCTCGCCCTGCAGTGGCTGCCGGCTCTCGCGAACTTCGCCGGCACCCGGTACGTCGGCGCGGTCCAACTGGTGTCGACGGTGCTGAAGTTCGTGCCGCTGCTGCTCGTCGCGGTCGGCGGCCTGTTCTTCTTCGACCCCTCCCGGCTCGGGCCGTTCAACGCGAGCGGGCACAGCGCGATCGGTGCCGTCTCCGCCTCCGCCGCCCTGCTGCTGTTCTCCTACCTCGGGGTGGAGTCCGCCGCCGTGAGCGCCGGCGAGGTCAGGGACGCCCGCCGTAACGTGGGGCGGGCCACCGTCATCGGTACCGCGGGCGCCGCGCTGGTCTATCTGCTGGGCACGCTGTCCGTCTTCGGCACGGTCGCGCACGACCGGCTGGTGGCCTCCACGGCGCCCTTCTCCGACGCCGTGAACACGATGTTCGGCGGCGGCTGGGGCGGTACGGCGGTGGCGCTCGCGGCGCTGGTGTCGATGACCGGCTGCCTCAACGGCTGGACCCTGCTGAGCGCGCAGACCCCGTACGCCGCCGCGAAGGACGGTCTCTTCCCGGCGGCCTTCGCCCGCCGCCGCCGGGGCGTGCCGACGGTCGGCGTCGGCGTCACGGTCGTGCTGTCCTCGCTGCTCACGGCGTACAACTACCTGTCGGGCTCGGCGAAGGTCTTCGACGTCCTGGTCCTCGTCACCACGTTCACCGCGACCGTGCCGTACCTGCTGGCGACGGCGGCGCAGCTCTTCCACCTGGTCTCCGGCAGGTCGGTGGACCGGGCACGGCTGGTGCGGGACTCGGTGATCACCGCGATCGCGGCCGCCTTCTCCGTCTGGCTGATGGCGGGCGCCGGCTACGCGGCGGTGTACCAGGGCGTGCTGTTCCTGTTCGTCGGGGTCCTGGTCTACGCGGTGATGGCGGCGCGGCGGCAGCGGAGGACCGCGGAGACCGGCACCCCGTAA
- a CDS encoding putative leader peptide, whose product MTRILPPCAPQPYRSVRLHSRPHIDLQRVSAALCRR is encoded by the coding sequence ATGACCCGCATACTCCCGCCGTGTGCCCCGCAGCCGTACCGCTCCGTCCGTCTGCACTCCCGGCCGCACATAGACCTCCAGCGCGTGTCCGCCGCGCTCTGTCGCCGCTGA
- a CDS encoding IS110 family transposase — translation MDDIDDVGVFLGLDVGKSAHHGHGLTPAGKKVFDKQLPNSEPKLRAVFDKLAAKFGTVLVIVDQPASIGALPLTVARAAGCKVAYLPGLSMRRIADLYPGEAKTDAKDAAVIADAARTMPHTLRSLELTDEITAELTVLVGFDQDLAAEATRTSNRIRGLLTQFHPSLERVLGPRLDHPAVTWLLERYGSPAALRKAGRRKLVEVIRPKAPRMAQRLIDEVFDALDEQTVVVPGTGTLDLVIPSLARSLAAVHEQRRALEAQIGQLLEAHPLSAVLTSIPGVAVRTAATLLVTVGDGTSFPTAAHLASYAGLAPTTKSSGTSIHGEHAPRGGNRQLKRAMFLSAFAALHDPASRTYYDRCRARGKTHTQALLRLARQRINVLFAMLRDGTFYEPRTPRLA, via the coding sequence TTGGACGACATCGACGACGTGGGCGTCTTCCTCGGCCTGGACGTCGGCAAGAGCGCCCATCACGGGCACGGGCTGACCCCGGCCGGCAAGAAGGTCTTCGACAAGCAGCTGCCCAACAGCGAGCCGAAGCTGCGGGCCGTCTTCGACAAGCTGGCCGCGAAGTTCGGCACTGTGCTGGTGATCGTGGATCAGCCCGCCTCGATCGGAGCACTCCCGCTCACGGTCGCCCGGGCCGCCGGCTGCAAGGTCGCCTACCTGCCCGGCTTGTCCATGCGGCGGATCGCCGATCTCTACCCGGGCGAGGCGAAGACCGACGCGAAGGACGCCGCGGTGATCGCGGACGCCGCACGGACCATGCCGCACACCCTGCGCTCGTTGGAACTGACCGACGAGATCACCGCCGAGCTGACCGTGCTGGTGGGCTTCGACCAGGATCTCGCGGCCGAGGCGACTCGCACCTCGAACCGGATACGCGGCCTGCTCACCCAGTTCCACCCCAGCCTGGAGCGCGTCCTGGGCCCGCGCCTGGACCACCCCGCCGTGACCTGGCTGCTGGAACGCTACGGATCCCCAGCCGCCCTGCGGAAAGCCGGACGCCGCAAGCTGGTTGAGGTGATCCGGCCCAAGGCTCCGCGCATGGCCCAGCGGCTGATCGACGAGGTGTTCGATGCACTCGACGAGCAGACCGTCGTGGTCCCGGGCACCGGCACCCTCGACCTGGTGATCCCGTCACTGGCCCGTTCGCTCGCGGCCGTCCACGAACAGCGACGAGCCCTGGAAGCACAGATCGGACAGCTGCTGGAGGCTCACCCTCTTTCCGCGGTCCTGACCTCGATTCCGGGGGTCGCGGTCAGGACCGCCGCCACCTTGCTGGTCACCGTCGGCGACGGCACCAGCTTCCCCACCGCCGCCCACCTGGCCTCCTACGCCGGCCTCGCCCCGACCACCAAGTCATCGGGAACCTCGATCCACGGCGAACACGCGCCCAGAGGCGGCAACCGGCAACTCAAGCGGGCGATGTTCCTGTCCGCGTTCGCCGCCCTGCACGATCCCGCCTCCCGCACCTACTACGACCGATGCCGGGCCCGCGGGAAGACCCACACCCAGGCCCTCCTCCGTCTGGCCCGCCAGCGGATCAACGTGCTGTTCGCCATGCTCCGCGACGGCACCTTCTACGAACCCAGAACCCCACGCCTCGCTTGA
- a CDS encoding dihydrodipicolinate synthase family protein, which translates to MTQSPNRPWHGVLVATALPLREDLSIDYDRYAEHCSWLVANGCDGVVPNGSLGEYQVLTPDERARVVGAAVAAIGGDRVMPGVAAYGSAEARRWAEQAGEAGCASVMLLPPNAYRADERSVLAHYAEVARAGLPVVAYNNPIDTKVDLAPELLARLHGEGHIHGVKEFSGDVRRAYRIAELAPELDLLIGADDVLLELAVAGAKGWVAGYPNALPAASAELYRAAAAGDLSTALPLYRQLHPLLRWDSRVEFVQAIKLSMDVVGRYGGPVRPPRVPLTPEQEAQVRAATEKAVAAGLA; encoded by the coding sequence ATGACCCAGTCACCGAACCGCCCCTGGCACGGCGTCCTCGTCGCCACCGCCCTCCCCCTGCGCGAGGACCTCTCGATCGACTACGACCGCTATGCCGAGCACTGCTCCTGGCTGGTCGCGAACGGCTGCGACGGCGTCGTACCGAACGGCTCGCTCGGCGAGTACCAGGTACTCACCCCCGACGAGCGCGCCCGGGTGGTGGGGGCGGCCGTGGCGGCGATCGGCGGCGATCGGGTGATGCCGGGCGTCGCGGCGTACGGCTCGGCCGAGGCCCGGCGCTGGGCCGAGCAGGCGGGCGAGGCGGGCTGTGCGTCGGTGATGCTGCTGCCGCCCAACGCCTACCGCGCCGACGAGCGTTCCGTCCTCGCCCACTACGCCGAGGTCGCCCGTGCGGGCCTGCCGGTGGTGGCGTACAACAACCCGATCGACACCAAGGTCGACCTGGCGCCCGAACTCCTCGCCCGGCTGCACGGCGAGGGCCACATCCACGGCGTCAAGGAGTTCTCCGGCGACGTCCGCCGCGCCTACCGCATCGCCGAACTCGCCCCGGAACTCGACCTGTTGATCGGCGCCGACGACGTCCTGCTGGAGCTGGCGGTGGCGGGCGCCAAGGGCTGGGTGGCCGGCTACCCCAACGCGCTGCCCGCGGCCTCGGCGGAGCTGTACCGTGCCGCGGCGGCCGGAGACCTCAGCACCGCACTCCCCCTGTACCGGCAGCTCCACCCGCTGCTGCGCTGGGACTCGCGGGTGGAGTTCGTGCAGGCGATCAAACTGTCCATGGACGTCGTCGGCCGGTACGGCGGCCCGGTCCGCCCCCCGCGCGTGCCACTGACGCCCGAGCAGGAGGCACAGGTCCGCGCCGCCACCGAGAAGGCCGTAGCCGCCGGGCTCGCCTGA